A portion of the Gossypium arboreum isolate Shixiya-1 chromosome 8, ASM2569848v2, whole genome shotgun sequence genome contains these proteins:
- the LOC108478034 gene encoding uncharacterized protein LOC108478034, producing the protein MKIALLAKNKLGFVDDTCSKDSLPEEMGYQWERCNAIVLSWILNTVSKELLAGIVFTSSAAAVWNNLCEQQNVEHSLQQRLFQFLMGLNGTYNAVRSHIFLLNPLPSVSHAYSMLVQEDSQRQHSSSDVGADPISFHSVHMVQKKRFNGTCDHCKIKGHKRENCYRLISYPADFKFTKKKANTSSGSIVNNASAIDSASGNELSSNISSCP; encoded by the exons ATGAAAATCGCATTGTTGGCCAAAAACAAATTGGGGTTTGTGGATGACACTTGTTCTAAAGATTCATTGCCAGAAGAAATGGGTTATCAATGGGAGCGGTGTAATGCAATTGTACTATCTTGGATTTTGAATACTGTCAGCAAAGAACTTTTGGCAGGGATTGTTTTCACATCTAGTGCAGCAGCAGTATGGAATAACCTTTGTGAGCA GCAGAATGTTGAGCATAGTTTGCAACAACGTCTATTTCAATTCTTAATGGGTTTGAACGGGACATATAATGCCGTGCGAAGTCATATTTTTTTATTGAATCCGTTACCATCTGTAAGTCATGCATACTCAATGCTTGTGCAAGAAGACTCACAAAGGCAGCATAGTTCCAGTGATGTTGGGGCTGATCCAATCTCATTTCACTCAGTACACATGGTACAAAAGAAACGGTTTAATGGTACCTGTGATCATTGCAAGATTAAAGGGCATAAAAGGGAGAATTGTTATAGGCTCATTAGCTATCCTGCAGATTTCAAGTTTACTAAGAAAAAAGCGAACACTAGTTCTGGATCCATAGTGAATAATGCCTCTGCCATTGATTCTGCAAGTGGCAATGAATTGAGTAGTAATATTAGCTCTTGCCCATAA
- the LOC108478524 gene encoding NAC domain-containing protein 43-like translates to MSEEMNLSINGQSQVPPGFRFHPTEEELLHYYLRKKVAYEKIDLDVIREVDLNKLEPWDIQEKCRIGSTPQNDWYFFSHKDKKYPTGTRTNRATAAGFWKATGRDKIIYSSFRRIGLRKTLVFYKGRAPHGQKSDWIMHEYRLDDTNTLDSNAPNPIGDSMAEEGWVVCRVFRKKNYQKTLESPKSSSSTSLDSKTQMLCSGNDGVLDQFFLYMGRTCKMENDSLNIPNANTNNHLRMLVANNAGGISDGLHESFMHLQRLESQSLPALPINTAHFDQHRSFKPCFQSIDDMLTEIEPSAAAAGFDNTNNESKNGVNDWVTLDRLVASQLNGQVETSKQLSCFTDPNAVFGLCHDDDEDDDDIQLSHINMHRSNQNPQVYSNENDLWSLTKSSSPSSSDPLCHLSV, encoded by the exons ATGTCAGAAGAAATGAATCTATCAATAAATGGTCAGTCTCAGGTCCCTCCTGGTTTTAGATTTCATCCCACAGAGGAGGAGCTTCTTCACTATTACCTCAGAAAGAAAGTAGCTTATGAAAAGATAGACTTGGATGTTATTCGGGAAGTTGATCTTAACAAGCTTGAGCCCTGGGATATACAAG AGAAGTGCAGAATAGGATCCACCCCACAAAATGATTGGTACTTCTTCAGCCACAAGGACAAGAAATACCCCACGGGGACCAGAACGAATCGGGCAACAGCTGCCGGATTCTGGAAAGCTACTGGACGTGACAAGATCATTTATAGTAGCTTTAGAAGAATTGGGTTGAGGAAGACATTGGTTTTTTATAAAGGAAGAGCTCCACATGGTCAAAAATCTGATTGGATTATGCACGAGTACAGGCTTGACGATACCAACACCCTTGACTCTAAT GCACCCAATCCCATTGGCGATTCTATGGCTGAAGAAGGCTGGGTGGTTTGCCGTGTATTTAGAAAGAAGAATTATCAGAAAACCCTAGAGAGTCCCAAAAGCTCCTCCTCCACTTCCCTTGATTCCAAGACGCAGATGCTTTGCTCAGGCAACGACGGGGTTTTAGATCAATTTTTTCTTTATATGGGAAGGACTTGCAAGATGGAGAACGATTCATTGAATATTCCCAACGCCAACACCAACAATCATCTAAGAATGCTAGTTGCGAACAACGCAGGAGGAATCAGCGATGGGTTACATGAAAGTTTTATGCACCTCCAGAGGCTGGAAAGCCAATCTCTCCCAGCCCTTCCCATCAATACCGCACACTTTGATCAGCATCGAAGCTTCAAGCCATGTTTCCAGTCCATAGACGATATGCTGACTGAAATTGAACCCTCTGCTGCTGCTGCTGGTTTTGACAATACTAATAATGAGTCCAAAAATGGCGTTAATGACTGGGTCACTCTGGACCGCCTTGTGGCATCCCAACTAAATGGTCAAGTAGAGACAAGCAAGCAACTATCATGTTTTACTGACCCTAATGCGGTTTTCGGTCTTTGTCACgatgatgatgaagatgatgatgatatTCAATTATCGCACATAAATATGCACAGATCAAATCAAAACCCCCAGGTCTACAGCAACGAGAATGATCTATGGAGCTTGACTAAGTCATCGTCACCGTCGTCATCAGATCCCTTGTGCCACCTGTCGGTATAA